The Geobacillus stearothermophilus ATCC 12980 genome contains a region encoding:
- the bshB1 gene encoding bacillithiol biosynthesis deacetylase BshB1, which produces MTETCDLLAFGAHPDDVEIGMGGTIAKYTRRGFRVIICDLTKAELSSNGTVDERQKEAAEAARRLGVALRLNLGLPDRGLLIREEAIRRIVSVIRRYRPRVVFAPYWVDRHPDHGQCARLVEEAVFSAGIRRYGAGELGDAHRVRAMYYYMINAFERPHFLIDISETVGDKLASLRAYESQFEKRPGSVDTPLTNGYIETVESRERWFGQQIGAAYAEGFLSKTPIHLFDLFEEAR; this is translated from the coding sequence ATGACGGAAACGTGTGATTTATTGGCGTTTGGCGCCCATCCGGATGATGTTGAAATCGGCATGGGCGGAACGATCGCCAAATACACGCGCCGCGGTTTTCGGGTGATCATTTGCGATTTGACGAAGGCGGAGCTGTCGTCCAACGGCACGGTCGACGAGCGGCAGAAAGAGGCGGCCGAGGCGGCCCGGCGGCTTGGCGTGGCGCTTCGCCTCAACCTCGGGCTGCCGGATCGCGGCCTTTTGATCAGGGAAGAGGCGATTCGCCGCATCGTGTCGGTCATCCGCCGCTACCGCCCGCGCGTCGTCTTTGCTCCGTATTGGGTCGACCGTCATCCCGACCACGGGCAATGCGCCCGCCTTGTCGAGGAGGCGGTCTTTTCTGCCGGCATCCGCCGCTACGGCGCCGGGGAGCTTGGCGACGCCCACCGCGTCCGCGCTATGTATTATTACATGATCAATGCGTTTGAACGGCCGCATTTTCTGATCGATATTAGCGAGACGGTCGGCGACAAGCTGGCGAGCCTGCGCGCGTATGAAAGCCAATTTGAAAAGCGGCCCGGTTCGGTGGACACGCCGCTGACAAACGGCTACATCGAGACGGTGGAAAGCCGCGAGCGTTGGTTTGGCCAGCAAATTGGCGCCGCCTATGCCGAAGGGTTTTTGTCCAAAACGCCGATTCATCTTTTTGATTTATTCGAGGAGGCGCGATGA
- the mgsA gene encoding methylglyoxal synthase, with translation MKIALIAHDKKKEDMVAFATAYAPVLANHELYATGTTGLRIQEATGLAVHRFQSGPYGGDQEIGAMIARNEMDLVIFFRDPLTAQPHEPDISALMRLCDVYAVPLATNIGTAELLIRALERGDLAWRSIVRGRTKGGEESKTER, from the coding sequence GTGAAAATCGCCTTGATTGCCCACGACAAGAAAAAAGAGGACATGGTCGCCTTTGCGACCGCCTATGCGCCCGTGCTGGCCAACCATGAACTGTATGCCACCGGCACGACCGGGCTGCGCATTCAGGAGGCGACCGGCCTTGCCGTCCACCGCTTCCAGTCCGGACCGTACGGGGGCGACCAAGAAATTGGGGCGATGATCGCCCGCAATGAAATGGACCTTGTCATTTTTTTCCGCGACCCGCTGACCGCCCAGCCGCACGAGCCGGACATCAGCGCGTTGATGCGCCTTTGCGACGTCTATGCCGTGCCGTTGGCGACGAACATCGGTACGGCCGAGCTGCTCATCCGTGCGTTGGAGCGCGGCGATTTGGCATGGCGCAGCATTGTGCGCGGCCGAACAAAAGGCGGGGAGGAATCGAAAACAGAAAGGTGA
- a CDS encoding DUF1405 domain-containing protein, producing MAWLYAILAARPVVWLLLFVNAAGTVYGYYWYRYQLAETPPVFLPFVPDSPTASLFFVLVLAAWLLGRSSPLFEALALVTLVKYGIWAVVMNVLVWRVTGTLDWAGWMLVVSHGAMAVEGALYASFYRFRSVHLALAAVWTLHNDVIDYVFGMMPRYHMLERYADQIGYFTFWLSMASIAAAYWLGIRVRRQPLLPGGRIDFRPKAE from the coding sequence ATGGCATGGCTTTATGCAATATTGGCCGCCCGGCCGGTTGTTTGGTTGCTGTTGTTCGTGAATGCCGCCGGCACCGTTTACGGCTATTATTGGTACCGCTATCAACTTGCGGAGACGCCGCCCGTCTTTTTGCCGTTTGTTCCCGACAGCCCGACGGCGAGCCTTTTTTTTGTGCTCGTCCTCGCCGCTTGGCTGCTGGGCCGATCCTCGCCGCTGTTTGAGGCGCTCGCGTTGGTGACGCTTGTCAAATACGGGATTTGGGCCGTCGTCATGAACGTGCTCGTTTGGCGCGTCACGGGGACGCTCGATTGGGCTGGCTGGATGCTCGTTGTGTCGCACGGGGCGATGGCGGTCGAAGGCGCACTGTACGCTTCGTTTTATCGATTTCGCTCCGTCCATCTCGCCTTGGCGGCGGTTTGGACGCTGCATAACGATGTCATCGATTACGTGTTTGGCATGATGCCTCGTTACCATATGTTGGAACGATACGCCGATCAAATTGGCTATTTTACCTTTTGGTTGAGCATGGCTTCCATTGCCGCTGCGTATTGGCTTGGCATCCGCGTGCGGCGGCAGCCGCTTTTGCCAGGCGGCCGCATCGATTTCCGTCCGAAAGCGGAATAG
- the panD gene encoding aspartate 1-decarboxylase, with amino-acid sequence MFRTLMNAKIHRARVTEANLDYVGSITIDEDILDAVGMVANEKVQVVNNNNGARFETYIIPGERGSGVFCLNGAAARLVQKGDIIIVISYALVPEEKVAAHRPKIAIMDEHNRIAQLIAEEPAHTIL; translated from the coding sequence ATGTTTCGTACGCTCATGAACGCCAAAATTCATCGCGCCCGTGTGACGGAAGCGAACCTGGATTACGTCGGCAGCATTACCATCGATGAAGATATTTTGGACGCCGTCGGCATGGTGGCTAATGAAAAAGTGCAGGTGGTCAACAATAATAATGGAGCCCGCTTTGAAACGTATATCATCCCCGGGGAGCGCGGCAGCGGCGTCTTTTGCCTAAACGGCGCGGCCGCCCGCCTCGTGCAAAAAGGGGATATCATCATCGTAATTTCGTATGCGCTCGTTCCGGAAGAAAAAGTCGCCGCGCATCGTCCGAAAATCGCCATTATGGACGAACACAACCGGATCGCGCAGCTTATCGCCGAAGAGCCGGCACATA
- the panB gene encoding 3-methyl-2-oxobutanoate hydroxymethyltransferase, producing the protein MKTKTDFFRMKQTGEPIVMVTAYDFPSAKLAEQAGVDMILVGDSLGMVVLGYDSTIPVTVEDMIHHTKAVRRGAPNTFVVTDMPFMSYHASKEEALQNARRIMQQSGANAVKVEGADEVTGVIAALTKAGVPVVAHLGLTPQSVGVLGGYKVQGKDAESAKKLMDDAKQCEQAGAIALVLECVPRQLGAAIARELHIPVIGIGAGAEVDGQVLVYHDVLGYGVDRVPKFVKQYAVIQDAVVQALANYVADVKLRQFPEPAHAFTMKEEEWVALYGGKQ; encoded by the coding sequence GTGAAGACGAAAACGGATTTTTTTCGCATGAAACAGACAGGCGAGCCCATCGTCATGGTGACCGCCTATGATTTTCCATCGGCCAAGCTCGCGGAGCAAGCCGGGGTGGACATGATTTTGGTCGGCGACTCGCTCGGCATGGTCGTGCTCGGCTATGACTCGACGATTCCGGTGACGGTTGAGGACATGATTCATCATACGAAGGCGGTGCGGCGGGGCGCGCCCAACACGTTTGTCGTCACGGACATGCCGTTTATGTCCTACCATGCGTCGAAAGAGGAAGCGTTGCAAAACGCCCGGCGCATCATGCAGCAATCGGGGGCGAACGCCGTCAAAGTGGAAGGAGCCGATGAAGTTACCGGCGTCATCGCCGCGCTGACGAAAGCCGGCGTGCCGGTCGTCGCCCACCTCGGGCTGACACCGCAGTCGGTCGGCGTCCTCGGCGGCTACAAAGTGCAAGGCAAAGATGCGGAAAGCGCCAAAAAGCTTATGGATGATGCGAAACAGTGCGAACAAGCGGGCGCGATCGCCTTGGTGCTCGAATGCGTGCCAAGGCAGCTTGGCGCCGCCATTGCCCGGGAGCTTCATATTCCTGTCATCGGCATCGGCGCCGGGGCCGAGGTGGACGGCCAAGTGCTCGTGTATCATGATGTGCTCGGCTACGGTGTTGACCGTGTGCCGAAGTTTGTCAAACAATACGCCGTCATTCAAGATGCCGTCGTCCAGGCATTGGCCAACTATGTCGCCGATGTCAAACTGCGACAGTTTCCAGAGCCGGCGCACGCGTTTACCATGAAGGAAGAAGAATGGGTGGCGTTATACGGAGGAAAGCAATGA
- a CDS encoding menaquinol-cytochrome c reductase cytochrome b/c subunit gives MHRGKGMKFVGDSRVPAVRKPNIPKDYSEYPGKTEVFWPNFLLKEWLVGSVFLVGFLCLTVAHPSPLERIADPTDTTYVPLPDWYFLFLYQLLKYSYASGPYTVIGAIVMPGLAFAALLLAPFLDRGPERRPWKRPVATGMMLLALASIVYLTWEAVVTHDWKKAAEQGKIRAEVEIDTNAEGYKIAQANTCTSCHGQNLSGGAGPSLIGTGLTPEEIAKIAKEGKGNMPGGIFKGTDEELKKMAEFIAGLKAE, from the coding sequence ATGCATCGCGGAAAAGGAATGAAATTCGTCGGCGATTCCCGTGTTCCCGCGGTAAGAAAACCGAATATTCCGAAGGACTATTCAGAATATCCCGGGAAAACGGAAGTGTTTTGGCCGAACTTCCTGCTCAAGGAATGGTTGGTCGGTTCGGTCTTTCTCGTCGGTTTCTTATGCTTGACGGTCGCCCACCCGTCGCCGCTTGAGCGGATCGCTGACCCGACGGACACGACGTACGTGCCGCTGCCTGACTGGTATTTCTTGTTCTTATACCAATTGCTCAAATACTCGTATGCGTCCGGTCCGTATACGGTTATCGGTGCGATCGTCATGCCGGGGCTGGCGTTTGCCGCTTTGCTGCTGGCGCCGTTTTTGGATCGCGGTCCGGAGCGCCGTCCTTGGAAGCGCCCGGTGGCAACCGGCATGATGTTGTTGGCGCTCGCATCTATTGTTTATTTGACATGGGAGGCGGTCGTTACACACGACTGGAAAAAAGCAGCTGAGCAAGGGAAAATTCGCGCGGAAGTGGAAATTGATACGAACGCGGAAGGCTATAAAATCGCCCAAGCGAACACATGTACATCGTGTCACGGACAAAACTTGTCCGGCGGCGCCGGCCCGTCGCTCATCGGCACCGGCTTGACGCCGGAAGAGATCGCGAAGATCGCCAAAGAAGGGAAAGGCAACATGCCAGGTGGCATTTTTAAAGGCACGGATGAAGAGCTGAAAAAAATGGCGGAATTCATCGCCGGCTTAAAAGCGGAATAA
- a CDS encoding bifunctional biotin--[acetyl-CoA-carboxylase] synthetase/biotin operon repressor has product MAHGAQSDTRKKLLELFAEANGEFLSGQKISERLGCSRAAVWKHIEELRKEGFELEAVRRLGYRIVSTPDKVTANEIQLGLKTETLGHTIHFFEEVDSTQRIAAKLAYEGAPEGTLVVAEEQKAGRGRLDRKWFSPKGTGIWMSLILRPPIPPQRVPQLTMLVAVAISQAIQEVTGLVPDIKWPNDILLHGKKGVGILTELQADPDRVRSVIVGIGINVNQTAEQFPEDIRAIATSLAIEKGERIKRAPLIQEILLRIERLYKQYLAHGFRPIKLLWEGYAVSIGKPVTARTLGGTIRGIARGITEDGLLILEDEEQNTHYIHSADIQL; this is encoded by the coding sequence ATGGCTCATGGAGCGCAATCGGACACGCGAAAAAAACTGTTAGAGCTGTTTGCAGAAGCGAACGGCGAGTTTTTGTCGGGACAAAAAATCAGCGAACGGCTCGGCTGTTCGCGGGCGGCCGTATGGAAACACATCGAGGAGCTGCGCAAAGAAGGCTTTGAACTCGAAGCGGTGCGCCGCCTTGGCTATCGGATCGTAAGCACGCCGGATAAGGTGACGGCGAATGAAATCCAGCTCGGCCTGAAAACGGAAACGCTCGGCCATACGATCCATTTTTTCGAGGAAGTCGATTCCACGCAGCGCATCGCCGCCAAGCTGGCGTACGAAGGGGCGCCGGAGGGGACGCTGGTCGTCGCGGAAGAGCAAAAAGCCGGCCGCGGGCGCCTCGATCGGAAATGGTTTTCTCCGAAAGGAACCGGCATTTGGATGAGCCTTATTTTGCGCCCGCCCATCCCTCCGCAGCGGGTGCCGCAATTGACGATGCTTGTGGCGGTGGCCATTAGCCAAGCCATTCAAGAAGTGACCGGGCTTGTCCCGGATATTAAATGGCCGAACGACATTTTGCTTCACGGCAAAAAAGGCGTCGGCATTTTAACCGAGCTGCAGGCCGATCCCGACCGCGTCCGCTCGGTCATCGTCGGCATCGGCATTAACGTCAATCAAACAGCGGAACAATTTCCCGAGGACATTCGCGCCATCGCCACGTCGCTTGCCATTGAAAAAGGCGAACGCATCAAGCGCGCGCCGCTCATTCAAGAAATTTTGCTCCGCATCGAGCGGCTGTATAAGCAATATTTGGCGCACGGCTTCCGCCCCATCAAGCTTCTTTGGGAAGGGTATGCGGTTTCGATCGGCAAGCCGGTGACGGCAAGAACGCTGGGCGGAACGATTCGCGGCATCGCCCGCGGCATCACCGAAGACGGGCTGCTCATTCTCGAAGATGAGGAGCAAAACACCCATTATATTCACTCAGCCGATATTCAGTTGTAA
- a CDS encoding nucleotide pyrophosphohydrolase — MQEKTMKQMQREVDEYISQFKEGYFSPLAMLARLTEELGELAREVNHYYGEKPKKATEQEKTVEEELGDLLFVLICFANSLGIDLQAAHDRVMDKFRTRDRDRWTRKEEQS; from the coding sequence ATGCAGGAGAAAACGATGAAACAGATGCAGCGTGAAGTAGACGAATACATCAGCCAGTTTAAGGAAGGCTATTTCAGCCCTCTCGCCATGCTGGCGCGGCTGACCGAAGAGCTCGGCGAACTGGCGCGAGAGGTGAACCACTACTACGGGGAAAAACCGAAAAAGGCGACCGAACAAGAAAAAACGGTGGAAGAAGAGCTGGGCGATTTGCTGTTTGTGCTCATTTGTTTTGCCAATTCGCTCGGCATTGATTTGCAGGCGGCGCACGATCGGGTGATGGACAAGTTTCGCACCCGCGACCGCGACCGCTGGACGCGGAAGGAGGAACAATCATGA
- the dapB gene encoding 4-hydroxy-tetrahydrodipicolinate reductase: MTIRIVIAGPRGRMGREAVALVQKTDHFELAAVIDRRYDGQNLADIEGFAGVNAPIYTDAARCFVEVKPDVLIDLTTPEVGKRHAELALRYGVRPVVGTTGFTPEEIERLTELAEANNIGAIIAPNFAIGAVLMMKFARMAAKYFTDVEIIELHHDQKLDAPSGTALKTAQLIAEVRPSKKQGHPDEKETLEGARGAAYDGIPIHSVRLPGFVAHQEVIFGGDGQTLTIRHDSFHRSSFMSGVKLAVETVMHLHTLVYGLEHILE; encoded by the coding sequence ATGACGATTCGCATCGTCATCGCGGGGCCGCGCGGCCGCATGGGCCGCGAGGCGGTGGCGCTCGTGCAAAAAACAGATCATTTCGAGCTGGCTGCGGTCATTGACCGCCGCTATGATGGCCAAAATTTGGCTGACATCGAAGGGTTTGCCGGCGTCAATGCCCCCATTTACACCGATGCCGCCCGTTGCTTTGTCGAGGTGAAGCCGGATGTGCTCATCGATTTGACGACGCCGGAAGTTGGAAAGCGGCATGCGGAGCTGGCGCTGCGTTACGGCGTTCGTCCGGTTGTCGGCACGACGGGATTCACGCCGGAAGAGATCGAGCGGCTGACCGAACTCGCTGAGGCGAACAACATCGGCGCCATCATCGCGCCCAACTTTGCCATCGGCGCGGTGCTGATGATGAAATTCGCCCGCATGGCGGCCAAATATTTCACGGATGTAGAAATTATCGAGCTGCACCATGACCAAAAGCTGGATGCTCCGTCCGGAACGGCGTTGAAAACGGCGCAGCTCATCGCCGAGGTCCGTCCGTCGAAAAAGCAAGGTCATCCGGACGAAAAAGAAACGCTTGAAGGGGCGCGCGGAGCCGCGTACGACGGCATTCCGATCCACAGCGTCCGCCTGCCGGGGTTTGTCGCCCATCAAGAAGTCATTTTTGGCGGCGACGGTCAGACGTTGACGATCCGCCATGACTCGTTTCATCGGAGTTCATTTATGTCCGGGGTGAAGCTTGCCGTCGAGACGGTCATGCATTTACATACGCTTGTGTATGGGCTTGAACATATTTTAGAATAG
- the bshA gene encoding N-acetyl-alpha-D-glucosaminyl L-malate synthase BshA: MKLKIGIVCYPTVGGSGVVATELGKLLAEKGHEIHFISSSMPFRLNKVYGNIYYHEVNVNQYSVFQYPPYDLALANKIAAVAKRERLDVLHAHYAVPHAVCAVLARQMVGELPIVTTLHGTDITVLGYDPSLSDMIKFGIEQSDIVTAVSDALVRQTYELLDVQKPIYTVYNFVDERVYRRREAGHLRREYGISEQEKVVIHVSNFRKVKRVPDVVRAFAIVRRHMPAKLLLVGDGPEMTVVCRLVKELGLNGDVRFLGKQDKLEELYSISDVMMLLSEKESFGLVLLEAMACGVPCIGTAIGGIPEVIEDGKSGFLCPLGDVEEAARRTLMLLTDRRLHQEMARQAVQTVEQKFRSSDIVGQYEQLYISLAARKVK, encoded by the coding sequence ATGAAGCTGAAAATCGGGATTGTTTGTTATCCGACAGTCGGAGGCTCAGGGGTCGTTGCCACCGAGCTCGGCAAGCTGCTGGCCGAAAAAGGGCATGAGATCCATTTTATTTCCTCGAGCATGCCGTTTCGGTTGAACAAAGTATATGGAAACATTTATTACCATGAAGTGAACGTCAATCAGTATTCGGTCTTTCAGTATCCGCCGTACGATTTGGCCCTTGCCAACAAAATCGCGGCGGTGGCTAAGCGCGAACGGCTCGATGTGCTTCATGCCCATTACGCCGTCCCGCACGCCGTTTGCGCCGTGCTGGCGCGACAAATGGTCGGCGAGCTGCCGATTGTCACGACGCTGCACGGCACCGATATTACCGTCTTGGGTTATGATCCGTCGCTGTCTGACATGATCAAGTTCGGCATTGAGCAGTCCGATATCGTCACCGCGGTGTCTGACGCCCTCGTGCGGCAGACGTACGAGTTGCTCGATGTGCAAAAACCGATCTATACGGTGTACAACTTTGTCGACGAACGCGTGTACCGCCGTCGGGAGGCCGGCCATTTGCGGCGGGAATACGGCATCAGTGAACAGGAAAAGGTCGTGATCCATGTCTCCAACTTTCGGAAAGTGAAGCGCGTGCCCGATGTCGTGCGGGCGTTTGCCATCGTCCGCCGCCATATGCCGGCCAAGCTCTTGCTTGTCGGCGACGGCCCAGAAATGACCGTCGTCTGCCGGCTTGTCAAAGAGCTCGGGCTCAACGGCGATGTCCGATTTTTGGGGAAACAGGACAAACTCGAAGAGCTGTACTCGATCAGCGATGTGATGATGCTCTTGTCGGAAAAAGAAAGCTTCGGGCTTGTCCTGCTCGAAGCGATGGCGTGCGGCGTTCCGTGCATCGGCACCGCCATCGGCGGCATTCCGGAAGTGATCGAAGACGGAAAAAGCGGGTTTTTATGTCCGCTTGGCGATGTTGAAGAAGCGGCTCGGCGGACGCTTATGCTGCTGACCGACCGCCGCCTTCATCAAGAGATGGCGCGCCAGGCCGTGCAAACGGTCGAGCAAAAGTTTCGTTCGTCCGACATCGTCGGGCAATATGAACAGCTGTACATTTCGCTCGCCGCAAGGAAGGTGAAATGA
- a CDS encoding CCA tRNA nucleotidyltransferase, with translation MKPPFQEALGIIQQLKQHGYDAYFVGGAVRDLLLGRPIGDVDIATSALPEDVMAIFPKTIDVGSKHGTVVVVHKGKAYEVTTFRTDGDYEDYRRPESVTFVRSLEEDLKRRDFTMNAIAMDEYGTIIDPFGGREAIRRRIIRTVGEAEKRFREDALRMMRAVRFVSQLGFALAPDTEQAIVQNAPLLAHISVERMTMEMEKLLGGPFAARALPLLAETGLNAYLPGLAGKEKQLRLAAAYRWPWLAAREERWALLCHALGVQESRPFLRAWKLPNKVVDEAGAILTALADIPRPEAWTNEQLFSAGLERALSVETVRAAFTGAPPGPWHEKLRRRFASLPIKTKGELAVNGKDVIEWVGKPAGPWVKEALDAIWRAVVNGEVENEKERIYAWLMERNRTREKNC, from the coding sequence ATGAAACCGCCGTTTCAAGAGGCGCTCGGCATCATTCAACAGCTGAAACAGCATGGCTATGACGCCTATTTCGTCGGCGGAGCGGTGCGTGATTTGCTGCTTGGACGCCCGATCGGCGATGTGGATATTGCGACAAGCGCCTTGCCGGAAGACGTTATGGCGATTTTTCCAAAGACGATCGATGTCGGCTCGAAACACGGCACGGTCGTCGTTGTCCATAAAGGAAAAGCGTATGAAGTGACAACATTTCGCACGGACGGCGACTATGAGGACTACCGCCGTCCGGAGTCGGTGACGTTTGTCCGCTCGCTTGAGGAAGACTTAAAACGGCGCGATTTTACGATGAATGCCATCGCCATGGACGAATATGGGACTATCATTGATCCGTTTGGAGGGCGAGAGGCGATTCGCCGGCGAATCATTCGCACCGTCGGAGAGGCGGAAAAGCGGTTTCGTGAAGATGCGCTTCGCATGATGCGGGCCGTTCGCTTTGTCAGCCAGCTCGGATTTGCGCTTGCGCCGGATACGGAACAGGCGATCGTCCAAAACGCTCCGCTTTTGGCCCACATTTCAGTCGAGCGGATGACGATGGAGATGGAAAAGCTGCTCGGCGGTCCGTTTGCCGCCAGGGCGCTGCCGCTGTTGGCCGAAACCGGATTGAACGCTTACTTGCCTGGTTTGGCAGGGAAAGAGAAGCAACTGCGTCTGGCGGCGGCTTATCGTTGGCCATGGCTTGCCGCGCGCGAAGAACGGTGGGCGCTTTTGTGCCATGCGCTTGGTGTGCAGGAAAGCCGGCCGTTTTTGCGCGCGTGGAAGCTCCCGAACAAAGTGGTCGACGAAGCGGGCGCCATTTTGACGGCGTTGGCTGACATTCCACGGCCGGAAGCATGGACGAACGAACAGCTGTTTTCCGCCGGCCTTGAGCGGGCGCTCTCGGTGGAAACAGTGCGCGCCGCCTTCACCGGCGCGCCGCCTGGGCCATGGCATGAGAAACTGCGCCGCCGCTTTGCCTCCTTGCCGATCAAAACGAAAGGGGAGCTGGCGGTCAACGGAAAAGACGTGATCGAGTGGGTCGGGAAACCGGCCGGCCCGTGGGTGAAAGAGGCGCTTGACGCCATATGGCGGGCGGTCGTCAACGGAGAAGTCGAGAACGAGAAGGAGCGGATTTACGCATGGCTCATGGAGCGCAATCGGACACGCGAAAAAAACTGTTAG
- a CDS encoding YitT family protein, whose protein sequence is MVFGLKIKNSLFILLGAAIFAFGLVHFNMQNNLAEGGFTGITLLLYFLFGFDPAITNLALNIPLFLIGWRLLGRQTFLYTVIGTVAVSIFLSIFQRYMIHMPLRHDMTLAALFAGVFIGVGLGIIFRYGGTTGGVDIIARLVHKYKGISMGKTMFAFDAAVITLSLLLYLSYREAMYTLVAVFIAARVIDFLQEGGYAAKGATIISEKSEEIANRILTEMERGVTVLKGRGSYTKRDRDVLYCVVAKNELPRLKSVIMSVDPHAFVAVTDVHDVLGEGFTLDEHKRPLEQ, encoded by the coding sequence ATGGTTTTCGGCTTAAAGATCAAAAACAGTTTGTTTATTTTGCTCGGCGCTGCCATTTTTGCCTTTGGGCTCGTCCATTTCAACATGCAAAACAACTTGGCGGAAGGCGGCTTCACCGGCATTACGCTTCTTCTTTATTTTTTGTTTGGTTTTGATCCGGCCATCACCAACCTGGCGCTCAATATTCCGCTCTTTTTGATCGGTTGGAGGTTGCTCGGCCGCCAGACGTTTCTTTATACTGTCATCGGCACGGTCGCGGTTTCCATTTTTTTATCGATCTTCCAACGCTACATGATCCATATGCCGCTCCGTCACGACATGACGCTGGCAGCGCTGTTTGCCGGCGTGTTTATCGGCGTCGGCCTCGGCATTATTTTCCGCTACGGCGGCACAACCGGCGGCGTCGACATTATCGCCCGCCTCGTCCATAAATACAAAGGCATCAGCATGGGCAAAACGATGTTTGCCTTTGACGCCGCCGTCATCACGTTGTCGCTTCTTCTTTACCTGTCATACCGCGAGGCGATGTATACGTTGGTCGCCGTCTTTATCGCCGCCCGGGTCATTGATTTTCTGCAGGAAGGCGGCTATGCGGCAAAAGGGGCGACCATCATCTCAGAAAAAAGCGAAGAGATCGCCAACCGGATCTTGACAGAGATGGAGCGCGGCGTCACTGTGCTCAAAGGGCGCGGCTCGTATACGAAACGCGACCGTGACGTGCTGTATTGCGTCGTGGCCAAAAACGAATTGCCCCGCCTCAAAAGCGTCATTATGTCCGTCGATCCGCACGCCTTTGTCGCGGTCACCGATGTGCACGACGTGCTCGGCGAAGGGTTTACGCTAGATGAGCACAAGCGGCCGCTGGAGCAATAA
- the panC gene encoding pantoate--beta-alanine ligase produces MIVVDRIATMQALMRQYRREGKTIGFVPTMGYLHDGHAALIDRAREENDIVVLSIFVNPLQFGPNEDFARYPRDFERDRRIAGQHGVDVLFHPEVDEMYPAPLSVQAVVKARTDVLCGRSRPGHFDGVATVLIKLFNIVMPDRAYFGMKDAQQVAVVAGLIRDFNFPIELVPVPTVRETDGLAKSSRNVYLSPQERKEAPALYEALKAAAAAVDRGERNAEAIRRLVREHIEAHTHAEIDYVEVCSYPDLTPLSALAGTVLIAVAVRFAGARLIDNIMVELPAADRRGE; encoded by the coding sequence ATGATCGTTGTCGACCGCATTGCGACAATGCAGGCGTTGATGCGCCAATATCGCCGCGAAGGAAAAACGATTGGGTTCGTCCCGACGATGGGCTATTTGCACGATGGGCACGCCGCGCTCATCGACCGGGCGCGCGAAGAGAACGATATCGTTGTGCTCAGCATTTTTGTTAACCCGCTTCAGTTTGGACCGAACGAAGATTTTGCCCGCTACCCGCGCGATTTTGAGCGCGACCGGCGCATCGCCGGCCAGCATGGCGTGGACGTATTGTTTCACCCGGAGGTGGACGAAATGTATCCGGCGCCGCTCTCGGTGCAAGCGGTCGTCAAGGCGCGCACCGATGTGTTGTGTGGGCGGTCGCGGCCCGGTCATTTCGACGGCGTGGCGACCGTGCTCATTAAGCTGTTCAATATCGTCATGCCGGACCGCGCCTATTTCGGGATGAAAGACGCCCAGCAGGTGGCCGTTGTCGCCGGCTTAATCCGCGACTTTAATTTTCCGATCGAGCTCGTGCCGGTGCCGACGGTGCGCGAGACCGACGGGCTGGCGAAAAGCTCGCGCAACGTTTATTTATCGCCGCAGGAGCGAAAGGAAGCGCCGGCGCTCTACGAGGCGCTTAAGGCCGCAGCAGCGGCTGTTGACCGCGGGGAGCGGAACGCGGAAGCCATCCGCCGCCTCGTGCGGGAGCATATTGAGGCGCATACGCATGCGGAAATCGATTATGTTGAAGTATGCTCATATCCCGATTTAACGCCGCTTTCGGCGCTCGCCGGAACGGTTCTCATTGCGGTTGCCGTCCGGTTTGCGGGCGCCCGCTTGATCGATAACATCATGGTCGAGTTGCCTGCAGCGGACAGGCGAGGGGAGTAA